In a single window of the Acyrthosiphon pisum isolate AL4f chromosome X, pea_aphid_22Mar2018_4r6ur, whole genome shotgun sequence genome:
- the LOC100573792 gene encoding zinc finger MYM-type protein 1-like, with the protein MMIDDKQTLSTPKENDDFNEVQLPVVSKLKKQTLSTPKENDDFNEVQLPVVSKLKGTVFPVVTSIEREKNIEVQTNRIIVKQLVDITLFLGKHGLAFRGHNEKWSDANQLIDSISNSILKSIVQEVNTARIFSISIDTTFDISRHEQVSFVIRYTYEAKKTNIDWKNNLKGQSYDGAANMRGKYNGLQAKIKSENNQAIYIWCWAHRLNLIVEQGVKSCLEAVDFFGIFAKVYDFICSSKNRVFVFEQNQKERVILHGQFVV; encoded by the exons AGCAAACATTAAGTACTCCCAAAGAAAATGATGACTTTAATGAAGTGCAGTTACCTGTTGTTtccaaattaaaaa AGCAAACATTAAGTACTCCCAAAGAAAATGATGACTTTAATGAAGTGCAGTTACCTGTTGTTTCCAAATTAaaag GAACAGTGTTCCCCGTTGTTACCAGCAttgaaagagaaaaaaatattgaagttcaAACCAATAggattattgtaaaacaactcgtggacataacattatttttaggaaAACATGGATTAGCATTTAGAGGACACAACGAAAAATGGTCTGATGCT AACCAACTTATTGATTCAAtctcaaattcaattttaaaatcaattgtaCAAGAAGTGAATACTGCTAGAATATTTAGCATATCAATAGATACAACATTCGATATATCAAGGCATGAACAAGTATCTTTTGTAATTCGATATACATATGAAGCAAAG aaaaccAATATtgattggaaaaataatttgaaaggtCAATCCTATGACGGCGCAGCTAATATGCGAGGCAAATACAACGGTCTACAAGcaaaaattaaaagtgaaaataatCAAGCTATTTATATCTGGTGTTGGGCACatcgtttaaatttaattgttgaaCAAGGTGTTAAAAGCTGTCTTGAAGCTGTTGATTTTTTTGGGATTTTTGCCAaagtatatgattttatatgtaGTAGCAAAAATCgtgtatttgtttttgaacaaaatcaaaaagaaCGCGTAATCCTACATGGCCAGTTCGTAGTTTAA